Genomic DNA from Oscillospiraceae bacterium:
TTATATTGCGCAAAAAACAGGGTTAACAGCAGATACAGTTTCTAAAATGCTAAACGGTAGTCGTAGAATTCTTGCTGATGAATTTTTACTAATTTGCAATGCGCTTAACATCGATCCAAATATTTTTCGAAATAGAACATCATAAAAAGAGTTATCACAATGCGATAAAAAAATCAATAAAAAGGAGAAAAGAAAAATGGGAGAACAGATTTTAGAAAGGCTTTTTCATTTAAGAAAAAAGCAGGCGGATGTTATTAAGGAGCTTATAAAGAGGGGATATAAAACAACAGCGCCTGAGTTCAGCCGAATGCTTAACGGTATTACTGCAACCAAAAAGACGGAAATAATACTAAATGCCGCAGAGGATATAATCGACCAATGGGAGAAAGAAAGGCAAGGAAAATAATGAGCAATGTTATATTTGAAAGTCTTATTGAAGAAGCAAATTATGCAATCAGAAGCAAAAGCAGG
This window encodes:
- a CDS encoding helix-turn-helix transcriptional regulator, with the protein product MKIKEQLNTYISENGIKQIYIAQKTGLTADTVSKMLNGSRRILADEFLLICNALNIDPNIFRNRTS